The following DNA comes from Cytophagales bacterium.
ACTTCAAATACATCGCCTTTAGCTCTACAATACCAATCTGCCCCCATGCGGGCTACCAGATCAATTTTGTGTGGGTCAATTTTGCCGTTTTCATCAAAAATGTGCTCTTTAAAATGAGCTAAGAGCACTTCACATATGATCAAATTGCCAGCGCCCCCATGTTTGCCTAACTCAATAACTTGTTTTACTTTACATTCATAAGCAGCGGGGGATTCATTTACACGAGGGGGAGTAACCAACTCTGAAGGCGCTTCTGTCAATCCGGCTTTTGTAAATTCGTTAACTCCTTTATCATATTCAGTACTTGCCAGCGATGCTTGTTCAACGATATTATGGTCAACAATGTTAATTACTACTTCCATTGTTTCATAAACATTATCCAGGGTATGCTTGGTGGTATTGTCTCTCACCCTGCGGGCAGGTGAAAATATAAGAGTTGGAGGATTAACGCTGAAAGCGTTAAAAAAACTAAATGGACTTAGATTTACATTACCTGCTTTGTCAACAGTGCTTGCAAATGCTATGGGCCTGGGAGCTACACTGCCCAGGATCAGTGCGTGAAATTCAGTTATTGAAACTTCTTTGGGATTGATGGTTTTCATGTGAAAATTTACAAGCGTATGGCGCAGGGCGTATAGCCCCGCCAAATGGCGGGGCCATGCGCTATGCTCTATGCGTTTTTTTTATAGCTTCCATAACTTTCCTGCGGTATGTTTGGTGGCAGTGTGGCTGGTTATCAGATTAAAGGGAATGGTAACTAATTTAGCGAACAATTCACCGGCTTCTTTCATATCTTCATCATCAGGATTACAAAGCCATGAAAAACTTGCCTGGGTTGTATGGTTATGGATTTTTTCAACGGTTTTAAGTATTTCTAAAATTCTTTGAGAAGAAGCGGTATTAAAGTATTCAAATTCAAAAACAAATTTTGTTTTTGAATTGGGTTTAGTGCAGTACTGAGTAATCCACTCCATCACAGGTTTATAAAATAATTGAGCATCTTCAGGCATGGATATACCTTTAATTTTGAACACACCTTTTTCTGCATCTAAGAG
Coding sequences within:
- a CDS encoding flavin reductase family protein, giving the protein MKTINPKEVSITEFHALILGSVAPRPIAFASTVDKAGNVNLSPFSFFNAFSVNPPTLIFSPARRVRDNTTKHTLDNVYETMEVVINIVDHNIVEQASLASTEYDKGVNEFTKAGLTEAPSELVTPPRVNESPAAYECKVKQVIELGKHGGAGNLIICEVLLAHFKEHIFDENGKIDPHKIDLVARMGADWYCRAKGDVFEVPKPVKTKGIGVDNIPESIKNSDILTGNNLGRLGNIETLPDKKAVEAFRNQSAICNIVEKYRGNNPGFIKEIHIFAQKLLREGQIEEAWKALLIL
- a CDS encoding DUF1987 domain-containing protein, which encodes MSPLEIDSTEDTPAILLDAEKGVFKIKGISMPEDAQLFYKPVMEWITQYCTKPNSKTKFVFEFEYFNTASSQRILEILKTVEKIHNHTTQASFSWLCNPDDEDMKEAGELFAKLVTIPFNLITSHTATKHTAGKLWKL